The following DNA comes from Erigeron canadensis isolate Cc75 chromosome 3, C_canadensis_v1, whole genome shotgun sequence.
TACACCGACGGAGCCGCAAGCTCCGATGGTTGTGGAGCCGGTCTGATGCTAATCAGTCCCGAAAGCAAAGAATTTACCTATGCTCTGAGATTTGAGTTTGAAGTAACAAATAACGAAGCCGAGTACGAAGCATTGCTAGCAGGGCTTCGGATTTCCAGAGATATGAAGATCCGCAACCTACAGGTATATGTCGATTCCCAATTGGTCGCAAATCAAGTAAAAGGGGACTATGAAGCCAAGCAGAATACTACAAAACTATACCTACAAAAGGTGCGGGAGCTGATGGAATGTTTCAGTCACTTCAAAATAGAGCACATTCGAaggaaccaaaacaaaaaagcagACGCCCTGAGCAAGCTAGCTTCACTCACATTCGGACACCTAGGGAAACAAGTATTGGTAGAAGTCCTCAAGGAAAGATCGATCGAAGAAAAACAAGTCTCTGACCTTGTGGAGGAAGAAGGCAAAAATTGGATGACCCCCATTTACGAGTATCTAGTAAGCGGGATACTCCCTGTGGACAAGGATGAAGCCCGAAAGATAAGAGTAAAAGCCCCGCAATATATAATCCAAGATAAAAAGCTGTACAAGAAAGGCTTCGTCACGCCATGACTCCGATGCGTAGGCTCAAACCAAGCACAAATGATCATCCGAGAGATACATGAAGGAATCTGCGGAGCACATGTGGGAGCAACATCTGTCGCAACGAAGGCTATGAGGCTAGGATATTTTTGGCCGACAATGCATCAGGACTCTACAGCTTTACTGAAAAACTGCGAGTCATGCCAGATACATGCCAATGTCCCGAGACAACCTAAGAATGATATGACCTCCATAACGTCGGCATGGCCCTTCATACAATGGGGTATCGACATTGTGGGACCACTTCCCGAagcccaaaacaagaaaaaattccTGGTTGTCGCCATCGATTACTTCATCAAGTGGGTGGAGGCAAAGCCGCTGGCCACGACAAACGGAGACCAAATGAAGAAGTTTGTATGGGAGCACATCATATGCAGGTTTGGAATACCTCATACAATCGTCTCGGATAATGGCCCATCATTGGCAAAGGCGTCTTCCCAGAATTTTGCAAGCAATTGCAAATTCAACAATCCTTCACATCCGTTTACCACCCCAAGGGAACGGGCAGGTGGAGGTAACCAACAGAGAGATACTCAAGGGAATGGAGAAACGCTTAGGGCGAAACCACAAGGGATGGATAGACGAACTACCACTAGTCCTATGGGCCAACAGGACAACGCCAAAGCCAAGCAACGGAGAAACCCCTTTCAGTCTAGCATTCGGAACGGAAGCTGTCGTCCCAGCAGAATTCCAAGTCTCTACCCACAGGATGATAAACACCGAAGGGAACGAAGACGAACTAAGGatagatctggacttgctggaAGAATGACGAGAAATCGCCGCCATCAGAGAAGCTGCGTTTAAGAAAAAGATTGAAGGGTATTACAACAAAAGGGTAAACCCAACAACATTCAAAGTCGATGACTACGTGTTGCGGTTGAATAGCACGAGCGAAAAAGAATACACTGGCAAAATGGGACCTACTTGGGAGGGCCCATACAGGGTAAGGAGAGCATACGAGCTGGAAACACCCGAAGGAGCTCCGGTTGACAGAACATGGAATGACTCAAATTTGCGTTAATTCTACTGTTAAAACtcctttctttttaaaaaaatatatgtagtaCTAAATAAAAATGCCTGTAAGCAATTTTGATCATACATGAATTAGGCCAAGTGCCTCATTTAAGCATAAAATCCTACGAGAAAGtgcaaacaaaatatatataaaatggccatatatataaaaatgaaaaaccacAGAAAGTCCCGTACGGCTGGGGCGAAAGCGTCAAGATGATATTTGCCTTGGGGGGGTCGCTACCCTCGTAAAAAGGGAACTAGctaggggtgttcatcggttcggtttttggttatttggttcggttttttcggtttttttatttttatttttcaaaaccaaaaccgaaccaaaacctaattcgaaatagaaaaaccaaaccgaaaaccaaattagaattcggtt
Coding sequences within:
- the LOC122590711 gene encoding uncharacterized protein LOC122590711 yields the protein MRKYIADLPTLTAPKPKEILYVYLTASLECVSAVLVAEREKQLIPIYFVSRVLQGAEANYPELEKLTLALVHSACRLRRYFQAHPIVVLSDKPIKQILLKPKKSGRVAKWAIELGEHDIEFRARNAIKGQVLADFISEVHEGENSMTHSVSLEVLGNVENDVWKLYTDGAASSDGCGAGLMLISPESKEFTYALRFEFEVTNNEAEYEALLAGLRISRDMKIRNLQVYVDSQLVANQVKGDYEAKQNTTKLYLQKVRELMECFSHFKIEHIRRNQNKKADALSKLASLTFGHLGKQVLVEVLKERSIEEKQVSDLVEEEGKNWMTPIYEYLVSGILPVDKDEARKIRVKAPQYIIQDKKLYKKGFVTP